In one Bombyx mori chromosome 22, ASM3026992v2 genomic region, the following are encoded:
- the LOC101746309 gene encoding 18S rRNA aminocarboxypropyltransferase: protein MAPGKKGSVHGKRSKHHAPRDYAETLNDLTIKSSSDDTDASSSDDEGIKATFSVSMWDLNHCDPKKCSGRKLLRHNLIKNLKLGHRFQGLVLSPVGTQCVSPNDKNIIETFGLAVIDCSWAKIDETPFSRMKSPHPRLLPFLVAANPINYGKPYQLSCVEALAAAMFITGHKSEAKFYLSKFSWGHSFLELNSDALDLYAVCTDSKSVLEAQATFLESVKNEQDDRPMWPPSESDSASDS from the coding sequence ATGGCACCAGGGAAAAAAGGCAGCGTGCACGGCAAGCGTTCAAAACATCACGCTCCACGAGACTACGCGGAGACATTAAATGATTTAACTATCAAATCTTCATCGGACGACACTGATGCAAGCAGTTCTGATGATGAAGGAATCAAAGCTACATTTTCAGTAAGCATGTGGGATCTGAATCATTGCGATCCCAAAAAATGTTCGGGCCGTAAATTATTAAGGCATAACCTCATAAAAAACTTGAAACTTGGGCACAGATTTCAAGGTTTAGTGTTGTCACCCGTAGGTACTCAGTGTGTGAGTCCCAACGATAAGAACATTATAGAAACATTTGGGTTAGCGGTCATTGACTGTTCATGGGCAAAAATTGATGAGACGCCGTTCAGCAGAATGAAGTCACCACATCCGAGGCTATTACCGTTCCTCGTTGCGGCGAACCCTATAAATTACGGAAAGCCATACCAATTGAGTTGTGTAGAAGCACTGGCAGCTGCCATGTTCATAACTGGACATAAAAGTGAAGCAAAATTCTATTTATCAAAGTTCTCATGGGGTCATTCGTTTTTAGAGTTGAATTCTGATGCATTAGATCTATATGCAGTGTGCACTGACAGTAAAAGTGTTTTAGAGGCGCAAGCGACATTTTTGGAATCTGTGAAAAATGAACAAGATGATAGGCCGATGTGGCCGCCAAGTGAATCAGACAGTGCGTCAGATAGCTGA